The sequence below is a genomic window from Melioribacteraceae bacterium.
TTTTAATAACAATGCAGATATAATCAATTACAGTTTTTCCAGTACGAATCCCAAAATGATAATTGATTATAAACCTTTCCTTGAGGATGGCGAATATTTATTTAAGGTGGTTGCAAGAAATCCGGTTAACAGTTCTATCGAAAGGACTACCGTTCAAAAGAAATTTTTAGTATTTAATGAATCCCGATTGCTGCATGTCTATAACTATCCTAATCCGTTCAGCGATATGACCTATTTCACTTTCAAGCTCACCCGTATTCCTGATCAGCTGAAGATCAGGATTTACACTCTTACCGGCCGTTTAATAAAAGAGATTTCGGCTGAATCTGCTCAGCTTAAATATGATCTAAACCTGATTGAGTGGGACGGCAGGGACCAGGACGGTTCATTAGTAGGTAATGGAGTTTATATTTACAAAATTGTTTTAAAAAGCGGTACAGAACAAATTACCGCAACGCAAAAGCTTTCTGTCGTAAGATAGTACGATTCATGAAGAGAAGCATCATTTCAAAATGATCAGTTTTCTTACATTTCTGAATGAACCGCTTGATAATTGATATAAGTATACTCCGCTCGGAAGGCCGCTTCCGTCAAAAGTTATATCATAATATCCGGGTGATTTAAATTCATTTACAAGAAGCTTAACTTCTCTGCCGAGCAGGTCGAAGACGCTTAATTTAACATGTCCGGCGTTCTTTATTTTGTACTTAATGGTTGTTGACGGGTTGAATGGATTCGGATAATTCTGGAATAAGTAATAGTCATCAGTCATCCTATCCTCACCGGCGGATGTTATTGGGGGCGGAAGAGAAGGGGATGGATATTTCCAGATTCCGTTAGTACCTGTTCCTGCAAATACGGCATCGCTTGTGAACAGGATCGAGTAGATTGGCCGGCCGAAAGAAACAGTTGATCTTAGCCAGCGTGAACCGTCGTTATTCAGGAAATAGACGCCGCTGTAGGTTGTTGCGTATACCTGATTGTTCGAAATGGAAATCGAATAAATACCTGTACCTAAAATACCGGTATTGAACTCAGACCAGGTTTCTCCATCGTTGCTGGAAATATACATCCCCCCGTAACTACCGAGATACAATTTCCCGTTCAGTTTTGCTATCGAAGTTGTATATGTATTTCGTAATCCGTTATTTATACTGCGCCATTGATTGCCGTCGCCGTTTGAAATGTAAACTCCTCCGTCCGTGCAGGCGAAAAGATTCTGACCGTCGGAATAGATGTACATTATGTTCAGATTCTCCAATCCGTTGTTCAGTGCTGTCCAGCCGGAATTTATTCCGGTCAGTTTATAAACTCCCAGATTTGTTCCGGCGTAGATTGATCCATTAATATTTATAACGGAATGAACCTCTCTGCCACCCGGATTTCCGTTCACTTCTGTCCATGAGCTGCCTTCGTCAGGAGAATAAAATACTCCGAGCATTGTACCTGCAATTAAAATATTATCCAGCAGGGCAATTGAATTAACGTTCGACCAGACATCCCCGACTCTAATCGATTCCCAGTCCTCGCCTCTGTTTTCAGACTTCAACATTCCCCAGCTTGTACCGGCATATAGATTACCATTCAGCTCGGCAAGAGCATTTACATTTTCAAATCGCTGTTCAGATCTCGTTATACACCAGTTCTTCCCGTTTTGTGTTAATAAATAGAGCCCTTCGAAAGTGCCAATGAAAAGTATTTCATCTTTAAAAATAAACGACCGGCAGCCCGGTGTAAGGGCATTCTGACTCCAGGTTTTTCCATTATCCGGTGAAAATCTGACACCGCTGTTTTCAGTAAAAAAAATATTGTTCCTTAGATTTATTACTTTGTCCGCATACGAACCTATATCTATATGCTGCCAGGTATTCCCATTGTCAGGTGAATAATAAATTCCGTAACCGGTACCTACGTAGATCCGGGAATTATCAACGTAGAGGTCATATATTCCATAACTGTATCCGTTGTTTTTAATCTCCGTCCATGTAGTCCCTTCATCGGAGGTAAAGAATAAACCTGACATTCCTCCAGCGTACAATCCGTTCGCATTAACACAGAGAACGTAAGCGAATAGATTTTGTGTCTGCGGGATATTTAACTTCTGCCAGCCTGCCCCTTCACTATCGGATTTATATATGCCGTTATTCGATGCGGCATAAATTATATTCCCTTTAATTACAATATCTTTTATACGGGAAATGCTGAATCCGGTATTTGCCTCAACCCAGGTTTTACCGTAATCGCTGGACCTGAAAAATCCTTTGCCTTCTGTTCCGGCAATGAAATAATTCTCTGTTACAGCTAAAGCTGTAACATATGGAGTTGTCAGTCCGTTGTTAATAAACTCCCATGTTTTACCGTAGTCTTTTGAAAGGGCGGCGCCTTTAAGATTTATACTTGCGAGAATTAATGAATCCTTTATTACCATATCCTGAATGAATTCAAAAAACGGTTCTCCGAAGGAAGGAAGGCTAAGTTTATTCCATTGACCCGAAATTGAATTGAATGTGAAGACCAGGAAAAGAAGAATAATTATTTTCATTATACGACTATCTGTTATAAGCGCAGTAACAACTGCTCAAATTTAAGGCAATTCTAAATAAAAGACTATATTCAAATACGGCGACATATTTCGTCCACTTAATTTGTAATCGTATAATATTCATACTCCTTTTCACAATATGCTTTTTAAATTTTTTTTCTTATTTCACTTATCCTCTTTTCCCTTCTCATTTTTCTTTGAAAGCTCCTTGTTCTCTTTCGTAATTTCCATCTGGTTTCTAACGAGATAACTTCCCTGGCTGATAGCCATCAGAAATACCAGTTCTTCCGGAACGCTCCACAGCATACCCTCAACAGAGCTTTTATAAACAAACAGTATAATCGCGGCAATAGTCCAGAATAGGTATTGTGCTTTGGCCATCGAAGGGTATTCCTTAGTCTCAATCGTTATATTAATTACCGAAGCCAGCCCGGAAAAATATCCTCCCCTGATCGTATCCCTGCTGATATCCCGCCCCAGGCTTTTATTCAGGTCTTTCATCAGATGTGACTGGTAATGCCCGGCCGCACCGGATACAACCGAGAGACCCATCAGCACAATCAGGGAATCGGGTATATCGGGTACGTCGAGATGCATCAGTCCGAACATAAATACCATGGCTCCAACGGAAATAGTCCACATGGCCATCTGCATTAAGGAGAGGGAGATCTTGCCGTCGTATGTCCGTATTACATCGAGCGGCCTCTTCTTGCGAATCCATTCGAACGAGAAAATTATGAACGTCATTACAATCAGAAAAATAATTGTGTAGAAGATTCCGCCGGAACGGTTACCGATGTAAATTTCCGACTCGCTTATGACCCTGGAATATTGACTGTCGGTTTTGCTCTCTTCAGAATTTTTTTTGATGTTCCACCGCATAACCGGGAGGACACGCATTCCGGCGTCGTAAAACGGCATCTCTATACCACTAAGGTCGAATATCATCATTGTCCCCTGAACAGTAACGGGTATTCCGGAAATGATTTGAGTTATCGTCTGACCGGACGCTACCTGGTATGGTTTGAATGGATGCGAGCTGTTAAGCACATCGCCGAATTTCTCACGGGTTCGCTGAAAGATACCGATCAGATACAACTCCGGCTCCATCTCCGCGGTAATATTGGCATTGGCAATAAATACTTTTACAGGATGGGAGCGGAGCTGTCCGTCGTTCATCATAAGAACCGGTCTGCTTCCGTTCTCTTCTGCAAGGTTGAAAAGTGAAGGCATGAGAAAAAATATCAGTGCTAAAGAAATATTTTTCATGTGAACTCCCAGAATATTTAAATAACTGCAAATCCGATTGCGGAATTAACCGTATCCTTGATAACAGAAACAGCAGCGTTAATTGCTCTCTGAACAGTTAAAATTCCCAATCCTTCAATAGTGAGTAGAACATTCTGAATAGCATTTTTGTGAAGTTCGGTTAGAAGCTGTGCCCGTTCAACCGAAATCTTCCCGGCTAATAACAGCTTGCCTATATCCTCGAGTGAAAGAGTAAATTTTTTGAATTCTGTTTCCGCATACGATTTTACTTCATCCCATCCGGAAACGATCTCCTTTTCCGCAGCGCCGAGCATCTGCGGGACCAGATTAGAAAAATCAAAAGCCATCTCTAAACTCCTTTAGATAAAAATTAATCACCTCTTTTTTTTGCAATCTCCAGTTTTAGAATTGCTTCAATCGCCTGATTGAATGCACCCCGGATTATCGGAATTTCCTCTTTTATGATGCCTTCCGGACTCTTGTGAGCCTTTTCAAGAATGTCTAGCTGGTTCGATATGTTGATCAGCTGGGTAACCTGTAACTCGTTAAGTGGCCGGGTTTTTGCTCTCAACTGGAGTGAAGCCAGCTCGGTTCGGATATCATCATAGTATTTTTCAAAATTGCTATATGCCGCTTTGCTGCTGCCTATTGCTTTATCAATTTTTATAAGCAGGGACTCAATCTGTTTGTGAAGCGAAACTACTGCTTCATCTGTCTGCCGGTCGTAATCGCTTATCAATTTTAAAGTACAGGCACCGAATTGAAGTATAAAAAGTAGAACCATGGCCGTTCTAAAAATTAAAACTCCCGATGATCTCTTTGTCTTCACTTTCCCTCCCGATTTCTGTTGTCTGATAATTGACTATTCCATTAAAAGAAGATTGAAATACCAAGAAGAATATTATGCGAGTAAAATGAATATTCGATTTTTACTGGTTGACCGTAATATGAATTAAGTTCCTCCTCATAACTGTATATCTGCATTCTGTACTCGGTTCTAAAAGCTATACTTTCAGTAAGCAGAATCTTTAAGCCCGCCCCGGCATTAAATTGGTGCACGGAATAAGTACGGTTGGAAAACGGAATAAGAGTATTGAAGTAGGGTACAGAATTGCCGATCCCGATTCCTCCAAGTATAAAAGGAATAATTTCATTCTCATCTTTCAGAAGATTTAAAAGCAGGTTTGCATTCAGACTGTACATCAGATCGGAATTTTCGACTATTGAAAGCTGCAGCTCGGGTTCCAGTTCTAAACCTTTGTATACAAAATACCCGAGTCGTCCGTGCAAAAGAAAATAGTAATTCATTTCCCCGTCGTATGAACCGCTATATCCGCCCGTAGTTTTCGAGTTCCCCTTCGCTCCTCCTAATGTGGCAGAGACCGATAGTTCAATATTATTACCGCTGACCTGTGCGTCAACTGAAATGTTGAGAAGAATAATTAATGAAAATGGGATTAATATTTTCATACATCCTCCGGCTGAATAAAAACATGAACAATTTATTTTGGTAAATACAGAATTAGACCGGATAAGTAATTGAGGAAATACTAACCGAGAGATTTAGTTATAAATTACCCTCTTTCTGGATGCTCAAATTTGTGAGTTTATTATTTCAGCGGAGGAGGGGGGTACCCCGCTAAGACGTCAGAAATCTAACTTATTGGAATTTAAATTTCAAGCTGAAAAACCAGTTGAATTACTCTCAGGTAATCTATATTAATCGCGTAAAACTTTAATAAATTTCAGGGGATGGAGCATTTAATAAAATCTACGAACTCATCAACATTATAAAACTTGTAATCCGGATTGCATTCCCTGCACCTGTTCCTTGAATACTCATCCCATAGAACTAGCGCGCATTTAACCCCCGCACTTTCGGATGCCATTACATCGTGAATTGCGTCTCCGATCATTAGAACACGGCCAGGATCGAGGCTGTACTTCTCAACAAACTTTATTATTCCCTCCGGTGCCGGTTTGTGCTCTTCAACATCATCGCCGCTTAATATTAAATCAAAATGATCGTAGAGCCCGATCGACTTCAATGTAATAGTTGCAGAGTCGCGTCCTTTTCCGGTAAATATTCCGAGGGGAATCGCCTTCTCTTTTATATATCCTATTACTTCATTCATTCCGGGGAATATATCGGCCATTTCCGAGTGGTTCGATTCGTAAAAATCGAAATAATCCTTTCTTGCTTTTTCGTAATCGCCTTTCATCCATTCTTTCAATATCACATCCTCTGTAGGACCGAAGAGAGCAACGATTTCCTCGTTTGTCAAACGCTTATTCAGATACTTTTCCGCAACATGATTGAAACTTGCGAAGATCAGTTCGTGAGTTTCAGCGAGTGTACCGTCTACATCGAATATGATACCGTCGAAGAGTCTCAATTTTTCTCCATTGAAAATATTATCACGCGCCCGTTATAGTCCGATGCCAAATATCTGCTGTTTCCGATTTGCTTGAGCGATTTGAATGGGACGTGACCGGAATGATAAAGGAGCTCGCTCCTTGTTCCGTTCAAGGTCCGTAAAATTTTTCCGTTCTCTGTAAAGATCAGATTGCCGTTATCCTGAAGGATTCCGCCACCAGGTCCGGTAAAAGTTTCACTCTGCTTGTATTCTTTGATAATCTTGCCGTTCTCAGAATTGAGCTGGTATATTATCGAATTCCTTCCTTTTACATAAATGGTCTTCCCGTTCGATGAAGCAGATATACTGTCGAAAAGATTCAGCTTATCGCTCATCCATTCCAGTTTACCAAGCATCAGGTCGATTGCATATAAGATACCTGCGGAAGAAATAACATAGACTCTTTTTCCGTCGCTAACTATCTGCGATCCTGAAAAGTCTGTATCGGCTTTCTCTTTCCATCGCCAGATCATCAGTCCGTTCCGCGCATCGATAGAATAAATAAATCCGTCGTTACCCGTGAAAAGAATTTTATTACCTGCACTAACGGGATCTGATCTTATCATGCCGTTAGTATTGTAGACCCAGTATTCCTGAAGAGTTTCAAGATCGTAGCAGTAGATTCTGCCAGAGGCAGTACCGAAAACAATTGCAGCTTTGGATTCTGTAAGTTTAGGAATCATTAAAATCCTTGTCCCGCTGTAATCAATCACCTCCAGACCGGTGGTAATCAGTTCCTCGAATCCTATTGTCTGTATCTGCTCGCCTGAAATAGCGCTTAATGTAAGCAGGTCACCCTGCAATGTGGCAATAGCAAGTATTCTATCTTTAATTACGGGCGTTCCTACTATCTCTCCGAATGTATTATAATCCCATAAAAAATTTCCGGTCGAATCGTGGCAGGTGATAAGACCGTTCTTCTGTGTGGAATAAACTTTTCCGTTCCAGTAAATGGGGATTGAATAGGAGAGGTTATTTAATTCTATCCCGCACAATAAAGTGATCTTGTTTTGAACCGGTACAATCTGCGGTGGCAATTCTTTCTCAATCTGGATCGATTTATCGATCGCGATTTGTGATTTCTGTTTCGAATCTTTTACGATTATTGAGTCGCGGGAAAGTTTGAAGATAAATGCTTCGCTGTTCTTTTCATAGTCGAACGGAGGGAGGTCGATAATATTAGTACCGAGCAGGTTTCTCTGGATGAATCTAGGTCTGTTACCGTTAATTATCAGTTTCAGATTCTTCTGCTGCAGCAAAGTATAAACGCTCTGCCAGTTGTATACCGATTCGAATTCTACAGGGGAGAAAAAATAAACCTCTTTTTGCAATCCCGCTATCTCAAGAATTTCATAAAGCCAGTTTATACTTCCTGAATGGTAATAGCTTATTTCCCGGTAAGGGAGGGTAGGATTAATACCGATATAAATGAAATCGCCGCCGTCGATTGCAAAATTATCCCCTTCGTAAAAATTCATGAACCATTCCCATCCCTCTGCGTCGCGAGTATCGGAAGCGTAAGGGAGGAATAGATAGTTGGTTTTCATGCTGTCCAGATAAGTGGAGAGTGATTCAAATTCCTTTTTTGACCCCGAGGATGTTATCTGTCCTGTTAAAACTAGGAACTCATTCATGGGATCGGAATGGAATCTGCTTATCATAGAATCGATCGATACCCTGCTTGCGGAGGGTGAGTATTTCAGATTTGATACAACTCCAAACCTCGCACTCTGTGCGGATAAAGTAATCGACGTAAATACTGTAAGGAGGTAAATTAATTTTTTCATTTTTGCATTTTAGTGTCAGGTCAAATTTAGTAAAAATAACAGAGACATTGAATTTGTAAAAACAGTTAGATATTATTTAGCAAAAGGTTATTGTTGTTTTTATCTAAACTGTGAGTTAGGTTGTAAAAGTGACTTTGCGGTTTTTTGTACTGTGATTATCTATAAAGAGAGCGGGTAACCTGGATGAAAATCGGATTTATTAGCGACATACATGAAGATATCTTTAGCCTTGAAAGGGCTCTCAAATTGTTATCTAATGAAAAATGTGATTCGGTTATTTGCCTCGGTGATATCGTAGGATTTACTTTGCCGTTTTACCGTTACATTGAATCTAGGAATGCAGAGGAATCTGTCCGGCTCGTAATGGAGAATTGTTCGAAAGTTGTTGTTGGTAATCATGATTTATATGCAATTAAAAAAGTGCCTAATTATCAATCCGGTTTTGATTACGGGGATAACTGGTATCAGCTTGACTATGAAATTCGTGCCGCGAAGTCACGTAATAGGATCTGGCTTTATGAGGATAATGAAATAAAATCTTTTCTTAGCGATACTTCAAAAGAGTTTCTTGATTCTCTCTGTGAAGTTGAAATACTGGAATTCGGAGATAGTCGAATACTTCTCTCACATTTTTGCTATCCGGATTTTTCAGGATCTGCGATTTTTTTCCCCGGAGAAGTATTTCACCTTGAAAAGCATTTTCAGTTCATGAATGAAAAGAAATGCGGGATAAGTATCTCCGGTCATGGTCATCCGGAAGGAGTGATAATGGTTACTGAAGAAAGGTTTGAGTCACTCAAATTCGGTCAGAATAAACTTAACGATGGTGTTCAATGGATTGTCGTTCCCTGTGTCGCACGGACTACAAGGGAGAATGGGATTCTTATCCTTGACACTTCTTGCATGGAATTCCGTTCAATATCGCTCAAATCTTATTTTCAATAATAGTAATGGGGATGAAACTGATAATTGTATGAATTTACTTAAAAAAACATCCGGTAAGATTTCATATGCAAGGACACTTCTGCCCACTCTCTTAACAATTATTCTTTTCATAATTGCAATTTTTATTGTGGTTATTCCTCAATTCGAAAATATAATACTCGACAGAAAGCGTGAGATGATAAGAGAACTTACTAATTCAACAGTAAGTATGATTAACAGGTGGCATCAAATCCAGTTAAACGGATTGATTTCTGAAACCGAGGCAAAGAGAAATGCCGTTGATCTCATTAAAAATCTCCGTTACGGTGAGGAACTCAAAGACTATTTCTGGGTTACAGATCTGCATCCACGAATGGTTGTGCATCCGTACAGACCCGATCTGGACGGAAACGACTTAACTGATTTCGAAGACCTTAAAGACAAAAAACTCTTTGTTGAAATGGTTGAAGCAGTTAAGAATTCCGGTGAAGGATTTGTCGATTATATGTGGCAGTGGAAAGATGATTCAACCAAAGTGGTGCCTAAACTCTCTTATGTTAAGAAATTTGAACCGTGGAACTGGGTTATAGGTACCGGAATTTATATTGAAGATGTAAAAATGGAAATCAGCCGGCTCGAACAGAAGATATTAACAATTTCGATAATTATTACAATCCTTAGTTCCATTTTACTCTCATACATAGCCTTTCATAATCTTAAAAATGAAAAACTAAGAAAAAAAGCTGAGGATGATCTTAAAGAATCTAGAGAAAAATACCGTGTTCTTGTTGAAGCCTCCGGTGAAGGGTTAATTATGATCCTGGATAATAAACAGACTTTCTATAACAGGACTTTTTATGCAATGTTAGGATACTCGGATACTGAAGAAGGTTTTGATCTTTTAAGGATCTTTAAAACTATGCCTGACTCAAAAGTATTCGACTTCTCATTCCTGCAAAGAAAAACTACGGATCAGGTTTTTAACGAGCAGATTGAAACAAAGTTAATCAAAAAGGACGGGGAACTGATAAATGTACTTCTGAGTATTTCTCCGATCTCTTTTTTGAATAACAATGGTATAGTTATAAATATTAAAGACCTTACTCTTCATGAGGAAATGAAAGAAGCTCTCGACTATACTAAAGAAAAGTACGTCTTTCTAACCAACCAGATCTCTGTGGGGGTTTTCAGGGCAACCCCGGATAATAAGGTAGGTCTGGTAGAAATTAACAATGCACTTAAAAATCTTTTAAATTTCAGTGAGGAAGAGGATCTTACCGGAAAATCACTTTTCGAATTTATATATAATGATGAAGACAAATCCTTATTCCTCGAAGAACTGAATAGAGAAGGATTTATTAAAAACAGAATTATTAAGCTTAAGAATGAAAAAGGTAAGTTATTAACCGCTTCTATCTCCGCCGCACTGGTAAAAGGAACAAATAACGAATACCGGTTTATTGACGGTATTATTCAGGATATCTCTGAACAACATCGGTCCAATAAGGAAAGAGAAAAAATTATATCCGACCTTCAATCGTCCGTTGTTATTCTAAGTCAGAGAATTACTCAATGCATCAAAAATATTCCTGTCTGTAAACCGGAATCATCGGTTTTGGAAGCAGCGGAAATTATGACAAACAGTCGAAGCAGAGCTATTATTGTTAAGGGAACTGATGAGGTGGAAAAAGGAATTATTACCGATCAGGATATTAGAGAAAAGGTTGTTTCTGCCGGGTATAATTTTAATCTACCTGTAAGTGCAGTAATGAATACTACTGTTTATTCTGTTCAGTCCAACGCAACTGTCTATGATGCACTTTTTATTTTGCATGAACACCAGACTAATCATTTAATCGTAAAAGATGCTGCCGGCAGAATTCAAGGTGTAATAGATTCAGATGACCTGTTAAATGTTTCTTATCCGCAGTTCCTGTTTTTTAAAGAGAATATTGAAAATGAAGTCGATTTTAAGAAACTTTCTGACTATAGGAACCGGCTTATACGTTTAATTTCCAGTTTAATCAGGAGCAATGTAGATATCCGGAGTTCAACTAAAATGATTTCCCTGGTTGCTGATTCTATCAGCCGGAGGGTTATTACAGGGGCAATTAATGAGATTGGAATCCCTCCCTGCAAGTTTACTTTTATTTCAATGGGAAGCGAAGGAAGGGAGGAACAGACCTTACTTACAGACCAGGACAATGCAATTGTATATGAAGACCCTCCCGAGCATTTATCAGCTGAAACTCACAATTACTTTTTAAGGCTTGGTGAAAAGATTTCTGATTATCTTAATTCAGCAGGATACAGCTTCTGCAAGGGACAAATAATGGCTAGCAATCCGAAATGGTGTCAGCCATTATCTGTATGGAAAAAATATTTTACGAGATGGATCACAGAAGCTGGTCCGCAGGACCTCCTTGATCTTAAAATCTTTTTCGATTTCAGATTTGTTTACGGAGATAATGAATTATCTTCACAGCTTAAGAAACATGTAAACCGGCTTGTAAACAGCAGCAGCAATTTCTTTCTTTTCCTGTCGGATAGTCTAATACACTCTGAACTTCCAGACAATGTCCTGAAGTTAAAAGCACCTGTAGATTTAAAATTATGTCTGCTGCCGGTTATCGACCTTGCAAGACTTTACGGACTTAAATATAATCTTACTACTTCAAATACGATCGATCGCCTCGAGTATATTCACAATGAAGGAATGATTTCCGATTCATTGTTCGAGAATATACTTTTCTCTTACAGTTTATTGATGAATCTGCGTCTCAAACATCAATCAGATCTCTATTCGGAAAGTTGCGCAATCGATAATGTCGTCAATCCGCAATCTTTTTCAGAGCTGCAGATACTGCTCATCAAAAAATATTTTGATCTTCTAAAGGATATTAAGGATAAGATCAGTATCGATTTTAAAGGGACACTAACAAGATAGTGTAACCAATTAAACTCAATAAAAGAAATTCATGTCTTTCCAATTCAGTAAAAATCGAGTAATTTCCACATAATCTTTTCAGATTACAATTCATTAATCAGTTCTAGTTTTAACCATTTATAAGGAGAAGTATATGGGTATTAAAGCTGAACGTGTCAAAGAGATCCTCGATTCACAAAAATTCAAAAATCTGGTAAAGCAGAGACTTACTGTTTCAATTACACTTACAATTATTATGCTTGTTGTTTATTTCGGATTCATCTTGTCCATTGCCTTCTACAAAGAATTCCTATCTTTTAAAATCGGAGAGCATCTTACTCTTGGGCTTCCCATTGGAATCGGACTCATAATATTTGCCTGGTTGTTAACCGGAATTTACATTCGCTGGGCTAACAGGAAATATGATAAAGCCGTTAGAGAGTTAAGAAACGAAGTGCTTGAGAACTAATACTCAAAACCTCAAAACAACTTTTTAACTGATTCAGGAGATTAACATTGGAAACAATTCAAACAACACTTGGGCAGGTTAATATAGCGTCCATAATTATTTTCTTTTCCTTCGTTGCCGTTACTTTGGGAATAACATACTGGGCGGCAAAGAAAACTAAAACTACTTCGGAATTTTATGCTGCAGACCGCAGCATCTCCGGATTTCAAAACGGTCTGGCTTTATCCGGGGATTATATGAGCGCCGCCTCCTTCCTTGGTATTGCCGGCATGGTTTCTCTCAAAGGGTATGACGGTCTGATCTATTCAATCGGGTTTCTTGTTGGATGGCCTCTCGTTATGTTCTTAATTGCAGAACCGCTAAGAAATCTTGGAAAATTTACCTTTGCCGACGTAGTTGCATACAGGTTAAAACAGAAACCTGTTAGAATAGCTTCTTCAGTCGGCTCTTTAATGACTATTATTTTTTATTTAATTGCACAGATGGTAGGCGCCGGTTCTCTTGTTAATATTTTATTCGGATTTCCGTATGAAATCGCTGTTGTAATTGTAGGAATTGTTATGATGGCTTATGTGCTTTTCGGTGGTATGCTTGCAACTACCTGGGTTCAGATAATTAAAGCAGTACTGCTTCTTAGTGGCGCTACTTTTCTGGTAATTATGACCCTTGCCCAATTTGGAATGAATCCTATTCTACTTTTTGAACAGGCTGCAAAAAAATACAGCGATGCGGTTCTATCTCCGGGTGGATTTGTTACAAATCCATGGGACGCAATCTCCCTCGGGATTGCTCTTATTTTAGGGACCGCAGGACTTCCTCATATATTAATGAGATTTTTTACCGTACCGGATGCCAGACAGGCAAGAAAATCGGTTTTTGTCGCAACTGGATTTATTGGCTATTTCTATATCCTTACATTTTTTATCGGATTCGGCGCAATGGTTCTTGTCGGACAGGATGTAATTTCCGGTATTGATAAGGGGGGCAACATGGCTGCATTGTTATTGGCTGAATCTGTCGGAGGCCAGTTTTTCCTTGGTTTTATTGCGGCTGTTGCTTTTGCTACAATTCTTGCCGTGGTTGCCGGTCTTACTCTTTCAGGTGCTTCTACTTTATCACACGATCTTTATGTAAGCGTTATTAAAAAGGGAAAAACGGATGAAGCCGGTGAAGTAAAAGTAGCCAGAATAGCTACACTTATTATCGGCGCTCTTGCTATTTTCTTAGGATTAGTATTTAAAGGTCAGAACGTTGCTTTTATGGTTGGATTAGCATTTGCTATCGCAGCCAGTGCTAACTTTCCTTCTCTACTCCTTTCAATTGTATGGAAAAGATTTACTAC
It includes:
- a CDS encoding DUF294 nucleotidyltransferase-like domain-containing protein encodes the protein MNLLKKTSGKISYARTLLPTLLTIILFIIAIFIVVIPQFENIILDRKREMIRELTNSTVSMINRWHQIQLNGLISETEAKRNAVDLIKNLRYGEELKDYFWVTDLHPRMVVHPYRPDLDGNDLTDFEDLKDKKLFVEMVEAVKNSGEGFVDYMWQWKDDSTKVVPKLSYVKKFEPWNWVIGTGIYIEDVKMEISRLEQKILTISIIITILSSILLSYIAFHNLKNEKLRKKAEDDLKESREKYRVLVEASGEGLIMILDNKQTFYNRTFYAMLGYSDTEEGFDLLRIFKTMPDSKVFDFSFLQRKTTDQVFNEQIETKLIKKDGELINVLLSISPISFLNNNGIVINIKDLTLHEEMKEALDYTKEKYVFLTNQISVGVFRATPDNKVGLVEINNALKNLLNFSEEEDLTGKSLFEFIYNDEDKSLFLEELNREGFIKNRIIKLKNEKGKLLTASISAALVKGTNNEYRFIDGIIQDISEQHRSNKEREKIISDLQSSVVILSQRITQCIKNIPVCKPESSVLEAAEIMTNSRSRAIIVKGTDEVEKGIITDQDIREKVVSAGYNFNLPVSAVMNTTVYSVQSNATVYDALFILHEHQTNHLIVKDAAGRIQGVIDSDDLLNVSYPQFLFFKENIENEVDFKKLSDYRNRLIRLISSLIRSNVDIRSSTKMISLVADSISRRVITGAINEIGIPPCKFTFISMGSEGREEQTLLTDQDNAIVYEDPPEHLSAETHNYFLRLGEKISDYLNSAGYSFCKGQIMASNPKWCQPLSVWKKYFTRWITEAGPQDLLDLKIFFDFRFVYGDNELSSQLKKHVNRLVNSSSNFFLFLSDSLIHSELPDNVLKLKAPVDLKLCLLPVIDLARLYGLKYNLTTSNTIDRLEYIHNEGMISDSLFENILFSYSLLMNLRLKHQSDLYSESCAIDNVVNPQSFSELQILLIKKYFDLLKDIKDKISIDFKGTLTR
- a CDS encoding DUF485 domain-containing protein, with amino-acid sequence MGIKAERVKEILDSQKFKNLVKQRLTVSITLTIIMLVVYFGFILSIAFYKEFLSFKIGEHLTLGLPIGIGLIIFAWLLTGIYIRWANRKYDKAVRELRNEVLEN
- a CDS encoding sodium/solute symporter (Members of the Solute:Sodium Symporter (SSS), TC 2.A.21 as described in tcdb.org, catalyze solute:Na+ symport. Known solutes for members of the family include sugars, amino acids, nucleosides, inositols, vitamins, urea or anions, depending on the system.), producing METIQTTLGQVNIASIIIFFSFVAVTLGITYWAAKKTKTTSEFYAADRSISGFQNGLALSGDYMSAASFLGIAGMVSLKGYDGLIYSIGFLVGWPLVMFLIAEPLRNLGKFTFADVVAYRLKQKPVRIASSVGSLMTIIFYLIAQMVGAGSLVNILFGFPYEIAVVIVGIVMMAYVLFGGMLATTWVQIIKAVLLLSGATFLVIMTLAQFGMNPILLFEQAAKKYSDAVLSPGGFVTNPWDAISLGIALILGTAGLPHILMRFFTVPDARQARKSVFVATGFIGYFYILTFFIGFGAMVLVGQDVISGIDKGGNMAALLLAESVGGQFFLGFIAAVAFATILAVVAGLTLSGASTLSHDLYVSVIKKGKTDEAGEVKVARIATLIIGALAIFLGLVFKGQNVAFMVGLAFAIAASANFPSLLLSIVWKRFTTKGAVASIITGASLAVILIIISPTVWVDIFKNPEALFGLKNPAIISMTASFLMGIIVSMITKEKDASEKFEDEKLRTYLGIGAE